The Anaerolineae bacterium genome segment GGAGTTCATGATCATGCCGGTGGGAGCGCCATCCTTTGCAGAGGCCCTGCGCTGGTGTTCCGAGATCTATCACAGCCTCAAGAAGGTGCTCGCCGGCCGCGGGTACAACACCAACGTCGGCGACGAGGGCGGCTTCGCCCCCTCCCTGCGCTCCAACGAGGAAGCCGTGGAGGTCATCGTCGAGGCCATCGAGAAGGCCGGCTATACGCCCGGCGAGCAGATCTTCCTGGCCCTGGACCCCGCCGCCAGCGAAATCTACGAGGACGGCAAATACCATCTCAAGAAAGAGGGCCGCGTCCTCTCCGGCGAGGAGATGGTCGCCTTTTACGAGAACTGGGTGAACAAATACCCGATCATCTCCATCGAGGATGGCCTGGCCGAGGACGATTGGGATTCCTGGGTGCTGATGCGCCAGCGGCTGGGTGACCGCATCCAGATCGTCGGCGATGACCTGCTGGTGACCAACGTGGAGCGCCTGAAGCTCGGTATCCAGCGGCGGGCGGCCAATTCCATCCTCATCAAGCTCAACCAGATCGGCACGCTGACCGAGACCATCGCCGCCATTGAGATGGCCAAACGCGCCGGCTGGACCGCCGTCATCTCCCACCGCTCCGGCGAGACCGAGGATACCACCATCGCCGACCTGTCGGTCGCCATGAACACCGGCCAGATCAAGACCGGCGCGCCCTGCCGCACCGATCGCGTGGCCAAGTACAACCAGCTCCTGCGCATCGAGGAAGAGTTGGAGGCCGCCGCATACTATCCTGGCATGGCCGCCTTCTACAACCTGGGCCGCCTGCCGTAATCACAATCGAGCATACCGCGCATGCGCTCTTGCTGGTGGGATCGTCAAGGGAGCCGGCGTCAGGCCGGCTCCCCGCTTCCTGGCCCGCTCATCGCCCTGCTGGCCGCGGCAGTCCTTGTGCTGGCCGCCGGCTGTCATGCCCTGCCCCTGATCCCGCCTCCTACCGCCTCGTCGACATCCTCTCCTCTGCCCACCAGCACGCCATCGGCCACCGCATCCGCCACCTGGACGCCCACGCCAACCGCCACGCCGTCACCGACGCCCACCCCAACCCCGTTGCCGGCGGAGCGGCTGACCCGCGCCCTCCAGCTCCTGCGGTACGGCCGTTATGAAGAGGCCGCCGAATTACTGCGCGGATTGGCCGAGGACCCCGGTGCGGCTCCGCACCGGGCCGATGCGCTGTACCACCTGGGGCAGGCGGCGCTCCACGCCGGCCTTCCCGATGAGGCGGCCCAGGCCTTCTCCCGCCTCCTGGAAGCCTACCCGACATATGCCCATGCCGACCATGCCCGGGCCTGGCTGGCCAAAGCGCTGGAGGACAGCGGCCAGTACGCGGAAGCCATCGCTCAGCTCCAGCAGTACCTCGCCCATCATCCTGAGAGCGCCGACAAAATCTACGAGTGGATCGGCAACCTCTACTCCGCCCTGGCCGATCACCCCTCGGCCGCGGAGGCCTATCTCCAGGCGGCAGAGCATGCGCCGCGCCTGGCCCTCGAGGTGCAGTACCGGGAGGCGCGCGCTCGCGCCCTGCAGGCCGCCGGCAATTTCGCCGGCGCCGTCCAGGAATACGAACACATCCTCAGCCTCTCTCGACTCCCGGATTACCGGACGAAAATACTCTACCAGGCCGGCTCCGTCTGGCTGGCGGCCGGCAAGACCGAAAAAGCCATCCCCTTTTTCCGCCAGGCGATCACCCAGAACCAGCGCAATCGTTACGCCTACCTGGCCCTCATCGAGCTGGTGAACCTCGAAATCGAGGTGAACGAGCTCCAGCGCGGCATGATCGATTACTACGCCGGCGCTTACTGGCCGGCTATCGCCGCCTTCCAGCGTTACCTCGCCGGCCGGCCGACCACCGACGCCGACACC includes the following:
- the eno gene encoding phosphopyruvate hydratase, giving the protein MTTIEEIFAREILDSRGNPTVEVEVVLESGAIGRAAVPSGASTGAHEAVELRDGDKSRYNGKGVLKAVENVNNIIANELLGWDALDQVGIDEMLIELDGTPNKSNLGANAILGVSLAVAKAAASALEIPLYRYIGGVSARTLPVPMMNILNGGKHAVGSTDLQEFMIMPVGAPSFAEALRWCSEIYHSLKKVLAGRGYNTNVGDEGGFAPSLRSNEEAVEVIVEAIEKAGYTPGEQIFLALDPAASEIYEDGKYHLKKEGRVLSGEEMVAFYENWVNKYPIISIEDGLAEDDWDSWVLMRQRLGDRIQIVGDDLLVTNVERLKLGIQRRAANSILIKLNQIGTLTETIAAIEMAKRAGWTAVISHRSGETEDTTIADLSVAMNTGQIKTGAPCRTDRVAKYNQLLRIEEELEAAAYYPGMAAFYNLGRLP